The following proteins are encoded in a genomic region of Sesamum indicum cultivar Zhongzhi No. 13 linkage group LG8, S_indicum_v1.0, whole genome shotgun sequence:
- the LOC105167449 gene encoding uncharacterized protein LOC105167449 isoform X2 has protein sequence MEQQQDLHSCLVIWRGQKFVVEMNPSAPLKELGEKLQELTNVKADTLRLLVRMEKSSKLLYPFSNEHSCLSLDSASVLKGRSIRMMGVPKNEVDEVLENAKVDLRIAGFDEEEKRLKQRNGDGSYALPRLPQGPYIFGDFRTLSLPGVELNPPASRALELLHRLASDPGIVAIMNKHRWRVGILTEMAPVGYVGVSPKCILGFNKNHGEEISLRLRTDDLKGFRKYESIKKTLLHELAHMVFGEHDANFYALDKQLNEEAATLDWSKSKGHTLSGITHSRYYEEELGIRSHVTSSQKLGGQAHILQNARAASVNAALERLANTSTMLSSSSEELTAVPDPVVHVNQKIAEPDPDDCEDHESMVLEPSVESRDSHMLTDTALEIERYEVSNPENSGFSPIGPNSNGEIQRSVAILEPELDDSGEEPNDLRFQNKARVDQVDFLMPTSTELPSHISSAPGEPHSNDYLAEEMQTEYDPGKAIPRIQNVEPDPDDTELQIIQDPVTLFCGRLQSAIQSLKSEVKPSETGTVLQTLIKIIRNVIEHPDEVKFKKLRKANPMIQRNIITYKAAVDILRLIGFSEDVIMDEWGKAEAFLMLKRNDPGLLWLAKSSLETYAT, from the exons ATGGAGCAGCAGCAGGATTTGCATAGTTGCTTGGTTATATGGAGAGGACAAAAGTTTGTTGTTGAGATGAATCCAAGTGCTCCTCTGAAAGAGTTGGGTGAAAAGTTACAAGAACTCACAAATGTCAAGGCCGATACTTTGCGGCTACTTGTTCGCATGGAGAAAAGTTCGAAATTGCTATATCCTTTTTCTAATGAGCACTCTTGTTTAAGCTTGGATTCAGCATCAGTTCTTAAG GGAAGGTCTATTAGAATGATGGGAGTGCCCAAAAATGAGGTGGATGAAGTCCTAGAAAATGCAAAGGTGGATCTCAGGATTGCTGGATTtgatgaagaagagaaaagattAAAGCAGAGAAATGGAGATGGGTCCTATGCCTTGCCAAGACTTCCTCAAGGACCttatatttttggtgatttCCGAACACTTAGTCTTCCTGGAGTAGag TTAAATCCTCCTGCATCAAGGGCCCTAGAATTGCTGCATAGGCTTGCTTCAGATCCAGGAATTGTTGCAATTATGAATAAG CATCGTTGGCGGGTGGGAATTTTGACTGAGATGGCACCAGTTGGTTATGTTGGAGTGAGTCCTAAGTGCATCCTTGGTTTCAACAAG AATCATGGAGAAGAGATATCACTGAGACTTCGAACTGATGACCTCAAGGGTTTCCGGAAATATGAAAGCATTAAGAAGACTCTTTTGCATGAGCTA GCACACATGGTGTTCGGTGAGCATGATGCAAACTTCTATGCTCTGGATAAACAG CTTAACGAAGAAGCTGCTACCCTTGATTGGTCTAAATCAAAAGGCCATACTTTGAGTGGGATCACCCATTCACGATATTATGAGGAAGAGCTCGGCATCAGGAGCCATGTAACTTCATCACAAAAGCTTGGAGGACAGGCTCATATTCTTCAAAATGCTCGTGCTGCTTCAGTAAATGCAGCTTTGGAACGTTTAGCCAATACATCTACCATGCTGTCAAGTTCATCTGAG GAACTGACTGCTGTGCCAGATCCTGTGGTCCATGTCAATCAGAAAATCGCTGAGCCTGATCCTGATGACTGCGAGGATCATGAATCTATGGTTCTCGAGCCTTCTGTGGAGTCCAGGGACAGCCATATGTTAACAGATACTGCTTTAGAAATTGAGAGATATGAAGTATCTAATCCTGAGAATTCAGGGTTTAGTCCTATTGGACCAAATTCCAATGGGGAAATACAAAGAAGTGTTGCCATTCTGGAACCTGAACTTGACGATTCTGGAGAAGAACCAAATGATCTGAGATTTCAGAACAAAGCTCGAGTTGATCAAGTGGACTTCCTTATGCCCACAAGTACGGAGTTGCCTAGTCACATCAGTAGTGCTCCTGGTGAACCTCATTCAAATGATTATCTTGCAGAAGAGATGCAGACAGAGTATGATCCTGGCAAGGCAATACCAAGGATCCAAAATGTCGAACCTGATCCTGATGATACAGAGCTGCAGATAATCCAAGACCCTGTTACTTTGTTTTGTGGTCGCCTGCAAAGTGCAATTCAATCACTAAAATCCGAAGTTAAGCCCTCCGAGACTGGAACCGTCCTACAAACTTTGATTAAGATAATACG TAATGTGATTGAACACCCGGATGAAGTGAAGTTCAAAAAACTGAGAAAG GCCAACCCAATGATACAAAGGAACATTATTACTTACAAAG CGGCTGTTGACATTCTCAGACTGATTGGCTTCTCTGAAGATGTAATTATGGACGAATGGGGAAAGGCTGAAGCCTTCCTGATGTTAAAGCGAAACGATCCAGGCTTGTTGTGGCTCGCCAAATCATCGCTTGAAACATATGCTACATGA
- the LOC105167449 gene encoding uncharacterized protein LOC105167449 isoform X3, protein MEQQQDLHSCLVIWRGQKFVVEMNPSAPLKELGEKLQELTNVKADTLRLLVRMEKSSKLLYPFSNEHSCLSLDSASVLKGRSIRMMGVPKNEVDEVLENAKVDLRIAGFDEEEKRLKQRNGDGSYALPRLPQGPYIFGDFRTLSLPGVELNPPASRALELLHRLASDPGIVAIMNKHRWRVGILTEMAPVGYVGVSPKCILGFNKNHGEEISLRLRTDDLKGFRKYESIKKTLLHELAHMVFGEHDANFYALDKQLNEEAATLDWSKSKGHTLSGITHSRYYEEELGIRSHVTSSQKLGGQAHILQNARAASVNAALERLANTSTMLSSSSEERVDSYGTDGVQELTAVPDPVVHVNQKIAEPDPDDCEDHESMVLEPSVESRDSHMLTDTALEIERYEVSNPENSGFSPIGPNSNGEIQRSVAILEPELDDSGEEPNDLRFQNKARVDQVDFLMPTSTELPSHISSAPGEPHSNDYLAEEMQTEYDPGKAIPRIQNVEPDPDDTELQIIQDPVTLFCGRLQSAIQSLKSEVKPSETGTVLQTLIKIIRNVIEHPDEVKFKKLRKLAAGQPNDTKEHYYLQSGC, encoded by the exons ATGGAGCAGCAGCAGGATTTGCATAGTTGCTTGGTTATATGGAGAGGACAAAAGTTTGTTGTTGAGATGAATCCAAGTGCTCCTCTGAAAGAGTTGGGTGAAAAGTTACAAGAACTCACAAATGTCAAGGCCGATACTTTGCGGCTACTTGTTCGCATGGAGAAAAGTTCGAAATTGCTATATCCTTTTTCTAATGAGCACTCTTGTTTAAGCTTGGATTCAGCATCAGTTCTTAAG GGAAGGTCTATTAGAATGATGGGAGTGCCCAAAAATGAGGTGGATGAAGTCCTAGAAAATGCAAAGGTGGATCTCAGGATTGCTGGATTtgatgaagaagagaaaagattAAAGCAGAGAAATGGAGATGGGTCCTATGCCTTGCCAAGACTTCCTCAAGGACCttatatttttggtgatttCCGAACACTTAGTCTTCCTGGAGTAGag TTAAATCCTCCTGCATCAAGGGCCCTAGAATTGCTGCATAGGCTTGCTTCAGATCCAGGAATTGTTGCAATTATGAATAAG CATCGTTGGCGGGTGGGAATTTTGACTGAGATGGCACCAGTTGGTTATGTTGGAGTGAGTCCTAAGTGCATCCTTGGTTTCAACAAG AATCATGGAGAAGAGATATCACTGAGACTTCGAACTGATGACCTCAAGGGTTTCCGGAAATATGAAAGCATTAAGAAGACTCTTTTGCATGAGCTA GCACACATGGTGTTCGGTGAGCATGATGCAAACTTCTATGCTCTGGATAAACAG CTTAACGAAGAAGCTGCTACCCTTGATTGGTCTAAATCAAAAGGCCATACTTTGAGTGGGATCACCCATTCACGATATTATGAGGAAGAGCTCGGCATCAGGAGCCATGTAACTTCATCACAAAAGCTTGGAGGACAGGCTCATATTCTTCAAAATGCTCGTGCTGCTTCAGTAAATGCAGCTTTGGAACGTTTAGCCAATACATCTACCATGCTGTCAAGTTCATCTGAG GAGAGGGTAGACTCTTACGGTACAGATGGGGTGCAGGAACTGACTGCTGTGCCAGATCCTGTGGTCCATGTCAATCAGAAAATCGCTGAGCCTGATCCTGATGACTGCGAGGATCATGAATCTATGGTTCTCGAGCCTTCTGTGGAGTCCAGGGACAGCCATATGTTAACAGATACTGCTTTAGAAATTGAGAGATATGAAGTATCTAATCCTGAGAATTCAGGGTTTAGTCCTATTGGACCAAATTCCAATGGGGAAATACAAAGAAGTGTTGCCATTCTGGAACCTGAACTTGACGATTCTGGAGAAGAACCAAATGATCTGAGATTTCAGAACAAAGCTCGAGTTGATCAAGTGGACTTCCTTATGCCCACAAGTACGGAGTTGCCTAGTCACATCAGTAGTGCTCCTGGTGAACCTCATTCAAATGATTATCTTGCAGAAGAGATGCAGACAGAGTATGATCCTGGCAAGGCAATACCAAGGATCCAAAATGTCGAACCTGATCCTGATGATACAGAGCTGCAGATAATCCAAGACCCTGTTACTTTGTTTTGTGGTCGCCTGCAAAGTGCAATTCAATCACTAAAATCCGAAGTTAAGCCCTCCGAGACTGGAACCGTCCTACAAACTTTGATTAAGATAATACG TAATGTGATTGAACACCCGGATGAAGTGAAGTTCAAAAAACTGAGAAAG CTTGCTGCAGGCCAACCCAATGATACAAAGGAACATTATTACTTACAAAG CGGCTGTTGA
- the LOC105167449 gene encoding uncharacterized protein LOC105167449 isoform X1 — protein sequence MEQQQDLHSCLVIWRGQKFVVEMNPSAPLKELGEKLQELTNVKADTLRLLVRMEKSSKLLYPFSNEHSCLSLDSASVLKGRSIRMMGVPKNEVDEVLENAKVDLRIAGFDEEEKRLKQRNGDGSYALPRLPQGPYIFGDFRTLSLPGVELNPPASRALELLHRLASDPGIVAIMNKHRWRVGILTEMAPVGYVGVSPKCILGFNKNHGEEISLRLRTDDLKGFRKYESIKKTLLHELAHMVFGEHDANFYALDKQLNEEAATLDWSKSKGHTLSGITHSRYYEEELGIRSHVTSSQKLGGQAHILQNARAASVNAALERLANTSTMLSSSSEERVDSYGTDGVQELTAVPDPVVHVNQKIAEPDPDDCEDHESMVLEPSVESRDSHMLTDTALEIERYEVSNPENSGFSPIGPNSNGEIQRSVAILEPELDDSGEEPNDLRFQNKARVDQVDFLMPTSTELPSHISSAPGEPHSNDYLAEEMQTEYDPGKAIPRIQNVEPDPDDTELQIIQDPVTLFCGRLQSAIQSLKSEVKPSETGTVLQTLIKIIRNVIEHPDEVKFKKLRKANPMIQRNIITYKAAVDILRLIGFSEDVIMDEWGKAEAFLMLKRNDPGLLWLAKSSLETYAT from the exons ATGGAGCAGCAGCAGGATTTGCATAGTTGCTTGGTTATATGGAGAGGACAAAAGTTTGTTGTTGAGATGAATCCAAGTGCTCCTCTGAAAGAGTTGGGTGAAAAGTTACAAGAACTCACAAATGTCAAGGCCGATACTTTGCGGCTACTTGTTCGCATGGAGAAAAGTTCGAAATTGCTATATCCTTTTTCTAATGAGCACTCTTGTTTAAGCTTGGATTCAGCATCAGTTCTTAAG GGAAGGTCTATTAGAATGATGGGAGTGCCCAAAAATGAGGTGGATGAAGTCCTAGAAAATGCAAAGGTGGATCTCAGGATTGCTGGATTtgatgaagaagagaaaagattAAAGCAGAGAAATGGAGATGGGTCCTATGCCTTGCCAAGACTTCCTCAAGGACCttatatttttggtgatttCCGAACACTTAGTCTTCCTGGAGTAGag TTAAATCCTCCTGCATCAAGGGCCCTAGAATTGCTGCATAGGCTTGCTTCAGATCCAGGAATTGTTGCAATTATGAATAAG CATCGTTGGCGGGTGGGAATTTTGACTGAGATGGCACCAGTTGGTTATGTTGGAGTGAGTCCTAAGTGCATCCTTGGTTTCAACAAG AATCATGGAGAAGAGATATCACTGAGACTTCGAACTGATGACCTCAAGGGTTTCCGGAAATATGAAAGCATTAAGAAGACTCTTTTGCATGAGCTA GCACACATGGTGTTCGGTGAGCATGATGCAAACTTCTATGCTCTGGATAAACAG CTTAACGAAGAAGCTGCTACCCTTGATTGGTCTAAATCAAAAGGCCATACTTTGAGTGGGATCACCCATTCACGATATTATGAGGAAGAGCTCGGCATCAGGAGCCATGTAACTTCATCACAAAAGCTTGGAGGACAGGCTCATATTCTTCAAAATGCTCGTGCTGCTTCAGTAAATGCAGCTTTGGAACGTTTAGCCAATACATCTACCATGCTGTCAAGTTCATCTGAG GAGAGGGTAGACTCTTACGGTACAGATGGGGTGCAGGAACTGACTGCTGTGCCAGATCCTGTGGTCCATGTCAATCAGAAAATCGCTGAGCCTGATCCTGATGACTGCGAGGATCATGAATCTATGGTTCTCGAGCCTTCTGTGGAGTCCAGGGACAGCCATATGTTAACAGATACTGCTTTAGAAATTGAGAGATATGAAGTATCTAATCCTGAGAATTCAGGGTTTAGTCCTATTGGACCAAATTCCAATGGGGAAATACAAAGAAGTGTTGCCATTCTGGAACCTGAACTTGACGATTCTGGAGAAGAACCAAATGATCTGAGATTTCAGAACAAAGCTCGAGTTGATCAAGTGGACTTCCTTATGCCCACAAGTACGGAGTTGCCTAGTCACATCAGTAGTGCTCCTGGTGAACCTCATTCAAATGATTATCTTGCAGAAGAGATGCAGACAGAGTATGATCCTGGCAAGGCAATACCAAGGATCCAAAATGTCGAACCTGATCCTGATGATACAGAGCTGCAGATAATCCAAGACCCTGTTACTTTGTTTTGTGGTCGCCTGCAAAGTGCAATTCAATCACTAAAATCCGAAGTTAAGCCCTCCGAGACTGGAACCGTCCTACAAACTTTGATTAAGATAATACG TAATGTGATTGAACACCCGGATGAAGTGAAGTTCAAAAAACTGAGAAAG GCCAACCCAATGATACAAAGGAACATTATTACTTACAAAG CGGCTGTTGACATTCTCAGACTGATTGGCTTCTCTGAAGATGTAATTATGGACGAATGGGGAAAGGCTGAAGCCTTCCTGATGTTAAAGCGAAACGATCCAGGCTTGTTGTGGCTCGCCAAATCATCGCTTGAAACATATGCTACATGA